In the genome of Leptospira tipperaryensis, one region contains:
- a CDS encoding DUF1330 domain-containing protein: MKYYSVAEINITSVRWIPSYVRNVTKMVEKNGGKYLARTPNVEKMEGERKLPQLFLLIEWPSKEAAQKFYDSEEYKPYLESRLKGSQSEFVLVCGEDVNHIAEVPN; the protein is encoded by the coding sequence ATGAAATACTATTCAGTCGCGGAAATCAATATAACAAGCGTTCGGTGGATTCCTTCCTATGTTCGCAACGTCACCAAGATGGTGGAAAAAAACGGCGGAAAATATCTGGCTCGAACGCCTAACGTAGAAAAAATGGAAGGAGAAAGAAAACTTCCTCAGCTCTTTCTTCTCATCGAGTGGCCTTCGAAAGAAGCCGCGCAAAAATTCTACGATTCCGAAGAATACAAACCCTATTTAGAAAGCCGTCTAAAAGGTTCTCAGAGCGAATTTGTTCTGGTTTGCGGGGAAGACGTAAATCATATCGCAGAAGTTCCAAATTAG
- a CDS encoding DUF1554 domain-containing protein — protein sequence MMKSEFIRLPGLFSIILFCAVSCNEAERLSTDALKNPLIALVEPSRIFNSSSNSTNNVPTCSTTKGPCYIFELYNIAGMLTDGAMGGVPSADTLCQNAAAGLPSSFGSPNEYKAMLMDESGARDLTHNWVLYPNTRYLNIKKSTLNPNDSAVVFTTDSQAMYSGVLNNPIIVDGTRPANTYTFTGIRIDTPSSIGVWLPGDFRSCFSWTSTELATTYGSLGDPVQISSNFIDRGYNAATACNTQHGIYCVRQ from the coding sequence ATGATGAAGAGCGAATTTATAAGATTACCCGGACTTTTTTCTATCATTCTTTTTTGTGCCGTTTCTTGCAACGAGGCGGAACGATTATCAACGGATGCGCTCAAAAATCCTTTGATCGCCTTGGTTGAACCTTCTCGCATTTTCAATTCTTCTTCCAACAGTACAAACAACGTCCCTACTTGCAGCACGACAAAGGGACCTTGTTATATCTTTGAACTCTATAACATCGCAGGCATGCTCACAGACGGTGCGATGGGCGGCGTCCCAAGCGCGGATACTCTTTGTCAGAATGCGGCCGCCGGTCTACCTTCTTCTTTCGGAAGCCCAAACGAATATAAGGCAATGCTCATGGACGAGTCGGGCGCAAGAGATCTAACTCACAATTGGGTTTTGTATCCGAACACAAGATATCTCAATATAAAAAAAAGCACCTTGAATCCGAACGATAGCGCGGTCGTATTCACAACGGATTCTCAAGCGATGTATTCGGGCGTTCTTAACAATCCGATCATCGTGGACGGGACCCGACCTGCGAACACGTATACGTTTACCGGAATTCGAATCGATACTCCTTCTTCTATCGGAGTATGGCTTCCGGGAGATTTTAGAAGTTGTTTTAGTTGGACGAGCACGGAGCTTGCAACGACGTACGGATCCCTCGGAGATCCGGTTCAGATATCGTCTAACTTCATCGATCGCGGATATAACGCCGCGACTGCTTGCAATACTCAACACGGAATCTATTGCGTAAGACAATAA
- a CDS encoding methyl-accepting chemotaxis protein: MLSRDSKTQLTDRDIIASGPAYINWIRLILIVLFYVSIIASWQRSTLTQNTFYLLGVTSMLLYALYSFYKIKVYGKISKSQSQLFMILDVLSLFSTMIVVAADTPQNSGVIVKGQIFYGIAYLYIICSGLLLSPRFVLIMGLLTSLTQSIVIVVAAQYGLKMVDDPLLAASAGYASLSEQTMKIIFLFTASMIIRFLVSLFLKLVQNSERRQKELEQSQKVMNEKTTKMRESARYLRTSSQNLKDFMTDFTKVVSNHASSFEEISSTMEEFQSQTESSAETVQNQFQNIENLVVHSQNLKSIIERITSFNHHLNLSLEKVRTAGSTVSGFVKELSHSLFALGDSFRSVSDVNQIMSDVADRTNLLSLNASIEAARAGSAGKGFAVVAQEVSKLAESSARNADLISNIIKNSTNHVSSGQKSAEITAERFKEQDSLFYEFVSHFEEFTQLFREQTSINAQFFSNLDYLKALSSEIELASNEQRIGLRAIVNSINDLQTSMESLTEKSENLSGIILELDVQSGELTDKE; encoded by the coding sequence ATGCTTTCAAGAGATTCTAAAACTCAGTTGACGGACCGAGACATCATCGCTTCCGGTCCCGCTTATATCAATTGGATCCGATTGATTCTTATAGTTCTATTTTACGTTTCCATAATAGCATCTTGGCAACGAAGTACTCTCACACAAAACACGTTTTATCTTTTAGGCGTTACGAGCATGTTGCTCTACGCACTTTATAGTTTTTATAAGATCAAGGTCTACGGCAAAATTTCGAAAAGCCAGAGCCAACTATTTATGATTCTGGATGTGTTGTCTCTTTTTTCTACGATGATCGTGGTCGCCGCGGACACTCCGCAAAATTCAGGTGTGATCGTTAAAGGACAAATTTTTTACGGAATCGCTTATCTCTACATCATCTGCTCCGGACTTCTTCTGTCTCCGAGATTTGTTTTGATTATGGGTTTGCTTACTTCCCTAACTCAGTCCATCGTCATCGTAGTCGCCGCTCAATACGGTTTAAAAATGGTGGACGATCCCTTGCTCGCCGCGTCCGCGGGTTACGCTTCGTTATCGGAACAGACGATGAAGATCATCTTCTTGTTTACTGCTTCCATGATCATTCGTTTTCTTGTGAGTCTCTTTTTAAAATTGGTTCAGAATTCGGAACGAAGACAAAAAGAATTGGAACAGTCACAGAAGGTTATGAACGAGAAAACCACAAAGATGCGAGAGTCCGCGCGTTACTTGAGAACTTCCTCACAAAACCTAAAAGACTTTATGACTGACTTTACAAAGGTCGTTTCCAATCACGCTTCTTCTTTTGAAGAAATCAGCTCGACGATGGAAGAATTTCAATCGCAAACGGAAAGTTCCGCCGAAACCGTTCAGAATCAATTTCAGAATATCGAAAACTTAGTCGTTCATAGTCAAAATCTAAAATCGATCATAGAAAGAATCACTTCGTTCAATCATCATCTCAATCTAAGTTTGGAAAAAGTAAGAACCGCAGGATCCACTGTGAGCGGATTTGTAAAAGAACTTTCTCATTCTTTATTTGCTCTGGGAGATTCGTTCCGAAGCGTGAGTGACGTAAATCAGATCATGTCTGACGTCGCAGATCGAACAAACCTCCTTTCCTTAAACGCATCGATTGAAGCCGCGAGAGCGGGAAGCGCCGGAAAGGGGTTTGCGGTCGTCGCACAAGAAGTTTCCAAACTGGCGGAAAGCAGCGCTCGGAACGCCGATTTGATTTCTAATATTATCAAAAATTCCACAAATCACGTTTCTTCGGGACAAAAATCAGCGGAGATTACGGCGGAACGTTTTAAAGAGCAAGATTCCCTATTTTACGAATTTGTTTCTCATTTTGAAGAATTTACGCAACTCTTTCGAGAACAGACTTCGATCAACGCTCAATTCTTTTCTAATTTAGATTATTTGAAAGCGCTTTCCTCCGAAATAGAACTCGCTTCCAATGAACAAAGAATCGGCCTTCGTGCGATCGTAAATTCCATCAACGATCTCCAGACTTCTATGGAATCTCTAACCGAAAAAAGCGAAAACCTTTCCGGAATCATTTTAGAATTGGACGTACAATCGGGTGAACTGACCGACAAGGAATGA